In a single window of the Candidatus Neomarinimicrobiota bacterium genome:
- a CDS encoding aminopeptidase P N-terminal domain-containing protein has protein sequence MNANVSLPDFLFFTLHAKKHSRRDIRLKNILLVNLALVFTCSVLYAQYDPYPDKSIFAEKRQEFMTKIGDEAVAVIVAHDEYTRNDDVDHDYRQDSDMFYLTGFEEPRSIAVIRPGDEKHKFILFVRKRDKLRETWDGRRFGTKGAMEIFGADTAYVIDDFEKMLRELVRGAKTIYHNFGADKELSETITGRFAASGGRADVELKNVRFLLGEMRKI, from the coding sequence TTGAACGCTAACGTCAGCCTCCCGGACTTTCTGTTTTTCACACTGCATGCTAAAAAACATTCAAGGAGAGATATCAGATTGAAAAATATTCTATTAGTGAATCTGGCGCTGGTCTTTACTTGCTCTGTTCTTTACGCCCAATACGATCCGTACCCGGATAAATCGATTTTTGCGGAAAAACGGCAGGAATTCATGACTAAGATCGGTGATGAAGCGGTCGCTGTCATTGTCGCTCATGACGAATACACAAGGAACGACGACGTGGACCATGATTACAGGCAGGACTCGGACATGTTCTACCTGACAGGGTTCGAAGAACCGCGGTCTATCGCCGTAATTCGTCCGGGAGACGAAAAGCATAAATTTATCCTATTTGTGCGCAAACGGGATAAGCTCCGCGAAACATGGGACGGGCGCAGATTCGGTACAAAAGGAGCGATGGAGATCTTCGGAGCCGACACGGCATATGTCATAGACGATTTCGAGAAAATGCTGCGTGAGTTGGTCAGAGGCGCCAAGACGATTTATCACAATTTCGGAGCCGATAAGGAGCTTTCGGAGACGATAACAGGGAGGTTCGCTGCTTCGGGGGGACGCGCCGACGTCGAGCTGAAAAACGTGAGGTTCCTGCTCGGAGAGATGAGAAAGATCA
- the radC gene encoding DNA repair protein RadC has protein sequence MTDNSDHNKGHRQRLRERYMKSGIAALSEYEIIELLLSLGTPRKDVKIPAKELLKKFKTLRGVLDADAEEAKTVKGVGPNNVFGLKFIHDVASEYLKQKSVERPATSSPEAVYDYLKHSMSGLEKEIFKAIYLDAKNNIIEIVDLFEGTVDTSVVYLREAIKNALRYNAVSIIFAHNHLSGDTKPSEDDKNITQELVNACEIMELRVLDHIIISDGNYYSFANHGLIDRYRTKYEKFIKSI, from the coding sequence ATGACCGATAATTCAGACCATAATAAAGGGCACCGGCAGCGTCTCAGGGAGCGCTACATGAAGTCGGGGATTGCCGCGCTCAGTGAATACGAGATCATCGAACTGCTCCTCTCGCTCGGCACGCCGCGCAAGGACGTAAAAATCCCGGCAAAAGAACTCCTTAAAAAGTTCAAAACCCTCCGCGGCGTCCTCGACGCAGATGCCGAAGAGGCAAAAACAGTAAAAGGAGTCGGACCTAACAACGTCTTCGGACTCAAATTCATTCACGACGTGGCATCGGAATATCTAAAGCAGAAGTCTGTAGAACGACCGGCGACGAGCTCGCCCGAAGCGGTTTATGACTATCTCAAACACTCAATGTCGGGATTGGAAAAAGAAATATTTAAAGCGATCTACCTCGACGCGAAAAATAATATAATCGAGATCGTAGATCTTTTCGAGGGGACGGTGGATACCAGCGTCGTGTACCTGCGTGAAGCGATAAAAAACGCTCTGCGGTACAATGCGGTCTCCATAATTTTCGCGCATAATCACCTTTCCGGGGATACAAAACCGAGCGAGGACGACAAAAACATCACTCAGGAACTCGTGAACGCATGCGAGATCATGGAACTTCGCGTCCTCGATCATATCATAATCAGCGACGGGAATTATTATTCGTTTGCTAACCACGGACTGATAGACAGATACAGAACAAAATACGAAAAATTCATTAAATCGATCTAA
- a CDS encoding type II toxin-antitoxin system PemK/MazF family toxin encodes MPDITFIRGDIVLVQPDTMIGHEQKGTRPAVIVQNDDGNEVSSVTVIIPLTGSKGKKQYPFIAKINRGDGGVRKDSFAPANQVRVIDKRRIIENWGHLSPEAIAEVDAALRDELSL; translated from the coding sequence ATGCCGGATATAACGTTCATCAGGGGTGATATTGTTCTTGTGCAACCCGATACAATGATAGGGCATGAGCAGAAAGGCACAAGACCGGCTGTAATTGTTCAGAATGATGATGGTAATGAAGTTTCATCTGTCACGGTTATAATTCCCTTAACTGGCTCAAAGGGGAAAAAACAGTATCCGTTCATAGCTAAGATAAACAGGGGTGATGGTGGAGTTCGGAAAGATAGCTTTGCACCCGCTAATCAAGTCAGGGTAATTGATAAAAGAAGAATCATCGAAAATTGGGGGCACCTGAGCCCCGAAGCAATTGCGGAGGTCGATGCAGCCCTAAGAGATGAGCTAAGCCTTTAA
- a CDS encoding metal-dependent transcriptional regulator, with the protein MVTHAVEDYLTMIYKLSYEGGEPTTTSIADNLGVSKASVTDMFKKMAKSKLIIHEPYKGVKLTRAGEKVALEVIRHHRLVELYLKEAMGVSWDKVHDEADKWEHILSEDIEDRIVEMLGNPTHDPHGAPIPTKDGHIQDEKFTPLSDARVGEKLLVRLVEDSDPEKLRYLADKGIFPQTVIEVKEVQPFEGPLTLDVEGSPQIIGHEVSRIVFVSKMD; encoded by the coding sequence TTGGTAACACACGCGGTAGAAGATTATCTGACGATGATATACAAGCTCTCGTATGAAGGGGGAGAGCCGACTACGACTTCAATCGCAGATAATTTGGGGGTTTCAAAGGCTTCAGTCACCGATATGTTCAAGAAGATGGCAAAGTCCAAGCTCATTATTCATGAGCCGTATAAGGGAGTTAAACTGACCAGGGCGGGAGAGAAGGTAGCATTGGAAGTGATAAGGCATCACCGTCTTGTCGAGCTATATCTCAAAGAAGCGATGGGGGTCAGCTGGGACAAAGTCCATGACGAAGCGGATAAGTGGGAACATATTTTATCTGAGGATATAGAGGACAGGATCGTGGAGATGCTCGGGAATCCTACTCATGACCCGCACGGAGCGCCGATTCCGACAAAAGACGGACACATTCAGGACGAGAAGTTTACTCCTTTGTCTGACGCTCGGGTAGGAGAGAAGCTCCTGGTTCGGTTGGTGGAGGACAGTGACCCTGAAAAGTTAAGATACCTGGCTGATAAGGGAATTTTTCCGCAAACGGTGATTGAGGTTAAAGAGGTTCAGCCTTTTGAAGGTCCGCTGACGCTCGATGTGGAAGGAAGTCCTCAAATAATAGGTCATGAAGTTTCGCGAATAGTATTTGTTTCTAAAATGGATTAA
- a CDS encoding ferrous iron transport protein A: MSELQKGESGIVIEINTRGLMRQRLMEMGLTRGIEVKSLRKGAFGDPTSYLIRGTMIALRKKEASEIRVKLNDSTNGGIKI; the protein is encoded by the coding sequence ATGAGCGAGCTGCAAAAAGGAGAGAGCGGAATTGTAATAGAAATAAACACCAGGGGCTTGATGCGGCAAAGGTTAATGGAGATGGGCTTGACCCGTGGAATCGAAGTTAAGTCTCTCCGCAAAGGAGCTTTCGGTGATCCGACAAGTTATCTGATACGCGGGACGATGATAGCTCTGAGGAAAAAGGAGGCATCTGAGATTAGAGTGAAATTAAATGATTCGACCAACGGAGGGATAAAGATATGA
- a CDS encoding 50S ribosome-binding GTPase, which produces MGVNDEGYDYLVALAGNPNTGKSTLFNELTGLKQHVGNWTGKTVTRAEGETTSGNSLIKVVDLPGSYSLRSTSPEEEVARDFLLFGEPDCTIIVVDATNLERNLNLVLQAIELTDRIVVALNLMDEARKKGIGIKHKVLEKRLGIPVVPIVARNGEGVDKLMEIVVLVSSGHIQLSPKRIKIKGVLKSAIDSLLPKISETYPGFSNPRWLAIELLSGHERLSQELIWTNIAEHIEMEQIAGSGAAA; this is translated from the coding sequence ATGGGCGTGAACGATGAAGGGTATGACTATTTAGTAGCATTGGCAGGAAATCCCAATACCGGGAAAAGCACGCTGTTTAATGAGCTTACGGGTCTTAAACAGCATGTCGGAAACTGGACGGGAAAGACCGTCACAAGAGCGGAAGGAGAAACAACTTCGGGGAATTCACTCATAAAGGTCGTTGATTTGCCGGGCTCCTATTCTCTGCGTTCGACTTCACCCGAAGAAGAAGTTGCGCGGGATTTTCTTCTCTTCGGGGAGCCTGACTGCACCATTATTGTAGTCGATGCGACAAACCTTGAGCGCAACCTCAATTTAGTCCTCCAGGCGATTGAACTGACCGACAGGATTGTTGTAGCACTGAATCTTATGGACGAAGCGCGTAAAAAGGGTATCGGAATAAAGCATAAGGTTTTGGAAAAGAGACTCGGAATACCTGTGGTGCCAATAGTAGCGCGCAATGGTGAGGGAGTGGATAAGTTGATGGAGATAGTGGTATTGGTTTCTTCAGGGCATATACAGTTATCTCCTAAACGCATAAAGATAAAAGGCGTGCTCAAAAGTGCCATCGATTCTCTATTGCCGAAAATCAGTGAGACGTATCCCGGTTTTTCCAATCCGAGATGGCTCGCCATTGAATTGTTATCAGGTCATGAACGTCTCTCTCAAGAATTGATTTGGACTAATATCGCCGAGCATATAGAGATGGAGCAAATCGCAGGGAGCGGCGCAGCTGCATGA
- a CDS encoding ferrous iron transporter B: MTAKTLGLLNEADRIRSESNFDFSDEIIEAIYAEAGKIANESIVTNGSKSRDWSGFFDNIVTSPITGIPIMIIGLATIFYITIWGANYPSQMIATGLFYIEGVMAGLFDSMGAPWWLTGFIWHGVYRGLAWVIAVMLPPMAIFFPMFTLLEDLGYLPRVAFNLDPLFRKVGAHGKQALTMSMGFGCNAAGIISTRIIDSPRERLIAIITNNFVPCNGRFPTLIMISIIFVAAEFPPGLTALIASLSVVSIVMIGVVVTLGVSFVLSKTVLKGEASTFALELPPYRRPKILRVLYTSLIDRTIIVLWRAIIWAAPAGAVIWLLGNIHMDGSTLTSISANFLDPLGRVIGLDGVVLLTYIIAIPANEIVIPTMIMAYMNESAMLELSSLEELRQLLVVDHGWTLITGINLMLFSLLHSPCSTTIYTIWKETGSVKWTTLATFIPLFLAFLVTFVVYQLSVLLGFPG, from the coding sequence ATGACCGCAAAAACCTTAGGGCTTCTGAATGAAGCGGATAGGATCAGGTCGGAATCCAATTTTGATTTTTCCGATGAGATAATAGAAGCCATCTATGCGGAAGCAGGAAAAATAGCAAACGAATCTATCGTCACAAATGGGAGTAAATCCCGCGATTGGAGCGGGTTTTTCGATAACATCGTAACATCTCCGATTACCGGTATCCCTATCATGATAATCGGATTGGCGACAATATTCTACATTACTATCTGGGGAGCTAATTATCCTTCTCAAATGATAGCCACCGGGCTTTTTTATATAGAGGGAGTAATGGCAGGGCTATTCGATTCTATGGGGGCTCCCTGGTGGTTGACGGGTTTTATATGGCATGGCGTTTATCGCGGGCTCGCATGGGTGATAGCGGTTATGCTTCCCCCGATGGCAATCTTCTTCCCGATGTTTACACTGCTCGAGGATCTGGGTTACCTGCCGAGAGTGGCGTTTAATCTTGACCCGCTTTTCAGGAAGGTGGGAGCGCATGGCAAGCAGGCTCTGACAATGAGCATGGGATTCGGCTGCAATGCCGCCGGAATAATCTCCACACGGATCATCGATTCGCCGCGTGAACGGCTGATAGCGATAATAACAAATAATTTTGTGCCATGTAACGGAAGATTCCCAACGCTAATAATGATCTCCATAATATTCGTGGCTGCCGAGTTTCCACCCGGATTAACTGCTCTGATAGCCTCACTCTCCGTAGTGTCGATAGTCATGATAGGGGTTGTTGTAACGCTTGGCGTTTCTTTTGTACTTTCCAAGACCGTACTTAAGGGAGAGGCATCGACATTCGCTCTCGAACTTCCGCCTTATCGCAGACCAAAGATACTACGAGTTTTATACACCTCTCTTATAGACAGAACCATCATTGTCCTCTGGAGGGCGATAATTTGGGCGGCCCCTGCGGGAGCGGTCATATGGCTGTTAGGAAATATTCATATGGACGGTTCAACATTAACGTCCATCAGCGCTAACTTTTTAGATCCACTTGGAAGGGTAATAGGTTTAGACGGCGTTGTCCTATTGACATATATCATAGCGATACCGGCTAATGAAATAGTGATTCCCACGATGATAATGGCGTATATGAACGAGTCAGCCATGCTTGAGCTGAGTAGTCTTGAAGAATTAAGACAATTGCTCGTGGTTGACCATGGATGGACTTTAATCACCGGAATCAACTTGATGCTGTTTTCTCTTTTGCACAGCCCGTGTTCGACTACCATCTATACAATTTGGAAAGAAACGGGCAGCGTAAAATGGACGACTCTCGCGACTTTCATACCGTTGTTTTTAGCGTTCTTAGTGACTTTCGTTGTCTATCAACTTTCAGTCTTATTAGGATTCCCCGGTTAA